From Oscillospiraceae bacterium CM, a single genomic window includes:
- a CDS encoding branched-chain amino acid aminotransferase, translating into MTYNFSIQRTTAPKPKPDPDTLKFGKTFTDHMFIMDYSADKGWHDGKIVPYGPISLEPAAAALHYAQMMFEGLKAYKTPDGTILLFRPYMNARRTNRTNERMCIPPLDEELFVEAIRALVDVDRDWIPEKPGTSLYIRPFIFADEAFLGVHAATHYKFMIIMCPVGPYYATAGGALPATKIFVEEEFVRAAPGGTGFAKVGGNYAGSLKAQTKANALGCEQVLWLDAIEHSFVEEIGTSNAFFVIGDEVITAPLGGTILPGVTRDSVIALLKKWGLTVSERRLRIEDVIKASSDGSLREVFATGTAAVISPVGTLVYKGNDVSIGGGVVGSLSNKLYETLYGIQTGKLQDDMGWTVPV; encoded by the coding sequence ATGACTTATAATTTTTCCATACAGAGAACGACAGCGCCGAAGCCGAAGCCGGACCCCGATACGCTTAAGTTCGGCAAAACGTTTACGGACCACATGTTTATTATGGACTACTCGGCCGACAAAGGCTGGCACGACGGAAAAATCGTCCCCTATGGCCCGATTTCGCTCGAACCGGCCGCGGCCGCCCTGCATTACGCTCAGATGATGTTTGAAGGCCTCAAGGCCTATAAGACGCCAGACGGCACAATTCTGCTCTTCCGCCCTTATATGAACGCCCGCCGGACTAACAGGACAAACGAGCGCATGTGCATCCCGCCGCTTGATGAGGAGCTGTTTGTCGAGGCCATTCGTGCGCTTGTTGATGTAGACCGCGACTGGATTCCGGAAAAGCCCGGCACGTCGCTTTATATCCGCCCGTTTATTTTTGCTGACGAGGCTTTTCTCGGCGTCCACGCGGCAACCCATTATAAATTCATGATCATCATGTGTCCTGTCGGCCCATATTACGCCACAGCCGGAGGCGCCCTCCCGGCGACGAAAATTTTTGTCGAAGAGGAGTTTGTCCGCGCTGCGCCGGGCGGTACCGGATTTGCCAAGGTCGGTGGCAATTACGCCGGGTCCTTGAAGGCGCAGACGAAAGCCAACGCGCTTGGCTGCGAGCAGGTGCTGTGGCTTGACGCTATCGAGCACAGCTTTGTTGAAGAAATCGGCACTTCAAACGCCTTTTTCGTCATTGGCGACGAGGTGATCACCGCCCCGCTCGGCGGGACGATTCTCCCCGGCGTCACACGCGATTCCGTTATTGCGCTTCTGAAAAAGTGGGGCCTGACGGTTTCGGAGCGCCGCCTGCGCATCGAAGATGTTATCAAAGCGTCCTCTGATGGCAGTCTGAGGGAAGTCTTTGCAACGGGCACAGCCGCCGTTATTTCTCCAGTCGGTACGCTCGTCTACAAGGGAAATGACGTTTCAATCGGCGGCGGCGTTGTCGGCAGCCTGTCAAACAAGCTTTATGAAACACTTTACGGCATCCAGACAGGGAAGCTCCAGGACGATATGGGCTGGACAGTTCCCGTTTAA
- a CDS encoding 2-oxoglutarate oxidoreductase has protein sequence MKSVFTYTNGMTPVDTSYCPGCTHGIAHRLIMETLEEMGKLGEAIGAAPIGCSVQAHKFMNVDMCESAHGRAPAVASGIKRVHPNKLVFTYQGDGDLASIGMGEIVHAAARGEKICTFFINNCIYGMTSGQMAPTTLVGQKTTTSQDGRTVEQAGMPIKMSELIATLDCAVYVERVALDTPAHIRLAKKAVRRAFAVQEKKLGFAFVEMLSTCPTNWGLTPPDSMKWLADKMIPFYPLGVLKEPEDIQ, from the coding sequence ATGAAATCTGTCTTTACATATACGAACGGCATGACGCCGGTTGACACGAGCTACTGCCCCGGCTGTACACATGGCATTGCGCACCGTCTCATCATGGAAACGCTGGAGGAAATGGGAAAGCTCGGCGAGGCGATCGGCGCCGCCCCCATCGGCTGCAGCGTACAGGCCCACAAATTTATGAATGTCGATATGTGCGAGTCGGCACATGGCCGTGCGCCCGCCGTTGCGTCCGGTATTAAACGCGTCCATCCCAATAAACTCGTATTCACCTATCAAGGGGACGGCGACCTTGCGTCCATCGGTATGGGCGAAATCGTCCACGCCGCAGCACGCGGCGAAAAAATCTGCACCTTTTTTATCAACAACTGCATCTATGGTATGACGTCCGGCCAGATGGCCCCGACAACGCTCGTCGGCCAGAAGACGACAACGTCGCAGGATGGCCGTACCGTCGAACAGGCCGGTATGCCGATTAAGATGTCCGAACTGATAGCAACGCTTGACTGTGCCGTTTACGTTGAGCGTGTTGCGCTCGATACCCCGGCTCACATCAGGCTTGCGAAAAAAGCTGTCCGGCGCGCGTTTGCGGTGCAGGAAAAGAAGCTCGGCTTTGCCTTCGTGGAAATGCTATCAACCTGTCCGACGAACTGGGGTCTGACGCCGCCTGATTCCATGAAGTGGCTTGCCGATAAGATGATTCCTTTCTACCCGCTGGGCGTATTAAAAGAGCCGGAGGACATCCAATGA
- the vorB gene encoding 3-methyl-2-oxobutanoate dehydrogenase subunit VorB: MTEKVLMKGNEAFAEAAIRGGARFYFGYPITPQSEIPEFMSRELPKRGGTFLQAESELGAVNMAYGAGAAGGSVFLSSSSPGIALMQEGMSFLCSAEVPVVILNVSRGGPGIGGIQPGQADYFQATRGGGNGDYKLIVFAPASIQEAVDLIYESVALSDAWQNPIMIFADGIMGQMMEPITLPQARPFIEEADIAAKKPWAIVGYGNDDGNRRVVKSLRMQPDELEAHVEKLFKKYEQAKTALCRYESTNVADADIVFVAFGTVARITKEAIDILEAQGIRAGLIRPISLWPFPYGAFDEVGSKTTVVISAELSMGQMIDDVKLGIGGRKPVRLIHRTGGMIPTSIEIAERAKKIYEELR, translated from the coding sequence ATGACAGAAAAAGTTCTTATGAAGGGAAATGAGGCTTTTGCCGAAGCGGCCATCCGTGGCGGCGCCCGTTTCTATTTCGGATATCCGATCACACCGCAGAGCGAAATTCCCGAATTTATGTCGCGCGAGCTGCCGAAGCGCGGCGGAACTTTCCTGCAGGCTGAAAGCGAGCTTGGTGCTGTCAATATGGCCTACGGCGCCGGCGCTGCCGGAGGGAGTGTGTTTCTCTCGTCCTCGTCACCCGGCATCGCCCTGATGCAGGAAGGCATGAGCTTTTTGTGCTCGGCGGAGGTTCCCGTCGTCATTCTCAACGTTTCCCGCGGCGGCCCCGGCATCGGCGGTATTCAACCTGGGCAGGCAGACTATTTTCAAGCTACGCGCGGCGGCGGCAACGGTGACTATAAACTTATCGTCTTTGCGCCCGCCAGCATTCAAGAGGCCGTTGACCTGATTTATGAATCCGTGGCGCTTTCCGACGCGTGGCAGAACCCCATTATGATTTTTGCCGACGGTATTATGGGCCAGATGATGGAGCCCATCACGCTGCCCCAAGCGCGCCCCTTTATCGAAGAGGCGGACATCGCGGCCAAAAAGCCGTGGGCCATTGTCGGTTATGGCAACGACGACGGGAACAGGCGTGTCGTTAAATCCCTGCGTATGCAGCCTGATGAGCTGGAGGCACACGTTGAAAAGCTTTTTAAAAAATATGAGCAGGCCAAAACAGCGCTCTGCCGTTACGAAAGCACCAATGTTGCCGACGCTGATATCGTTTTTGTCGCGTTCGGTACGGTCGCCCGCATCACGAAGGAAGCCATCGACATCCTCGAGGCGCAGGGCATTCGCGCCGGTCTCATCCGCCCCATCTCCCTCTGGCCGTTCCCATACGGCGCTTTCGACGAGGTTGGCAGCAAAACGACGGTCGTCATTTCCGCCGAGCTGTCGATGGGCCAGATGATCGACGATGTCAAGCTTGGCATTGGCGGCCGCAAGCCCGTTCGGCTCATTCACAGGACGGGCGGCATGATCCCAACATCCATTGAGATTGCCGAGCGGGCCAAAAAGATTTACGAAGAATTACGCTAG
- a CDS encoding 2-oxoacid:acceptor oxidoreductase family protein, with protein MRTHKLFFAGSGGQGILLMGQMVTYAAMLEDKSSTFFPSYGPEMRGGTANCTVVVSDKEVSCPLIYEADALVVMNLPSLIKFESMVKPGGVILVNTSIVDQPVKRTDITAIAIPANDIAIELGNAKVANMVMLGALVRATGVVSEASIEKVMQKTFTGSKAKLIDLNMKAFRYTDKGESK; from the coding sequence ATGAGGACACATAAACTGTTTTTTGCCGGTTCCGGCGGTCAGGGTATCCTGCTGATGGGCCAGATGGTCACATACGCCGCTATGCTGGAAGATAAATCATCAACCTTTTTTCCGTCATACGGCCCGGAGATGCGCGGCGGCACCGCCAATTGCACCGTCGTCGTATCCGACAAAGAGGTCAGCTGCCCGCTGATTTATGAAGCCGACGCCCTTGTCGTGATGAATCTGCCGTCACTCATTAAATTCGAATCAATGGTCAAACCCGGCGGCGTGATCCTTGTGAACACCTCCATCGTCGACCAGCCCGTCAAACGCACAGATATCACGGCCATTGCCATACCGGCTAACGACATTGCCATCGAGCTTGGCAACGCGAAGGTCGCCAACATGGTTATGCTCGGCGCGCTCGTCCGCGCAACGGGCGTCGTCAGTGAAGCATCGATCGAAAAGGTCATGCAAAAAACATTTACCGGCAGCAAGGCCAAGCTGATTGACCTGAATATGAAGGCTTTCCGATATACCGATAAAGGAGAATCAAAATGA
- a CDS encoding ATP-binding protein: MNPTSFPFLKKRLLLVTGHYGSGKTEFSVSLALKLVLENMRGDERLALVDLDIVNPYFRSREQSQLLADAGIGVYGGIYKTEITAELPELAADIRAPLEDKHCRVILDVGGNDSGAKVLNQFKKYFTQEAAAVVAVLNFNRFETRDIGRAEAHIRAIENVTGLTVEGIVSNTHLLRETVAETIIHGYRLSTELCEKTGISLWCVCYPEQLVSREQLSGIPAFLMPLGLYMRPTWLDR, translated from the coding sequence TTGAATCCCACCTCCTTTCCCTTCTTAAAAAAACGCCTGCTCCTTGTTACCGGTCATTACGGCAGCGGAAAGACGGAGTTTTCCGTCAGTCTCGCCCTGAAGCTGGTACTGGAAAACATGCGTGGTGACGAGCGCCTGGCCCTTGTCGATCTCGATATTGTCAACCCGTATTTTCGCTCGCGTGAGCAATCGCAGCTGTTGGCGGACGCGGGTATTGGCGTTTACGGCGGCATTTACAAAACAGAGATTACGGCGGAGCTCCCGGAGCTTGCCGCCGATATCCGCGCCCCGCTGGAGGACAAGCACTGCCGCGTGATTCTTGATGTCGGCGGAAATGACAGTGGTGCCAAGGTTCTCAACCAGTTTAAAAAATATTTTACACAAGAAGCGGCGGCGGTCGTCGCTGTTTTGAATTTCAACCGGTTTGAGACACGTGATATTGGGCGTGCCGAAGCCCATATCCGCGCGATCGAAAATGTCACCGGGCTCACTGTTGAAGGGATCGTGAGCAACACGCATCTGCTGCGGGAGACAGTGGCGGAGACGATTATACACGGCTACCGTCTGAGCACCGAGCTCTGCGAAAAAACAGGTATATCGCTTTGGTGCGTCTGTTATCCTGAACAGCTCGTTTCCAGAGAGCAGTTAAGCGGAATCCCCGCTTTCCTCATGCCTTTGGGCCTATATATGCGCCCAACCTGGCTGGATCGGTGA
- a CDS encoding 4Fe-4S binding protein: MAKFLVQFNSDKCKGCELCRAACPKGIIIMSATLNNKGFAPATVAEQDACIGCQSCALVCPDGAIAIFQEEASQ, encoded by the coding sequence ATGGCTAAATTTCTCGTCCAGTTCAACAGCGACAAGTGCAAGGGCTGCGAACTTTGCCGCGCAGCCTGTCCAAAAGGGATCATCATTATGAGCGCCACTCTGAACAACAAGGGTTTCGCACCGGCTACCGTCGCCGAGCAGGATGCATGCATTGGATGCCAGTCCTGCGCCCTCGTCTGTCCGGATGGCGCGATTGCCATTTTTCAAGAGGAGGCGTCTCAATGA